A single Populus alba chromosome 7, ASM523922v2, whole genome shotgun sequence DNA region contains:
- the LOC118040337 gene encoding kunitz type trypsin inhibitor 104, with amino-acid sequence MLRLIGSLSFIWLLMATSTVAQTWPAVLDADGQPLRSGVEYYVLPAVTDVAGGLTLVNLNNGSICPLFVGQEPLAPVVSRGTSVIFTPRVADTVVRETRDFTVAFTGVTICAQSTTWMVGEQNPETRRRYILAETDPDPSSNAWHFNIVKNDQGLYNFQWCPNCLTGVCHTPLCGDAGIVVENERRLLVLDGPAFPFIFRRV; translated from the coding sequence ATGTTGAGATTGATTGGAAGCTTGAGCTTTATATGGCTACTCATGGCCACATCCACAGTGGCTCAAACCTGGCCTGCTGTGCTTGATGCAGATGGCCAACCTCTTAGAAGTGGTGTAGAGTACTACGTCCTTCCAGCTGTAACTGATGTTGCCGGTGGCTTAACCCTTGTTAATCTTAACAACGGTTCAATATGTCCGCTCTTTGTTGGTCAAGAGCCTCTTGCACCTGTTGTGTCCCGAGGCACTTCAGTCATATTCACACCACGGGTTGCGGATACTGTTGTAAGGGAGACAAGGGACTTCACTGTTGCATTCACTGGTGTAACAATTTGTGCTCAGTCTACTACATGGATGGTCGGTGAGCAGAATCCAGAGACAAGGAGGAGGTATATCTTGGCTGAAACGGATCCTGATCCTTCTTCTAATGCTTGGCACTTCAACATCGTCAAGAATGATCAAGGCCTCTACAATTTTCAATGGTGTCCAAATTGTCTCACCGGAGTTTGTCATACGCCTTTGTGTGGGGATGCTGGTATTGTGGTTGAGAATGAAAGGAGATTGCTGGTCTTGGATGGTCCCgcctttccttttatatttagaaGGGTTTGA
- the LOC118040340 gene encoding kunitz type trypsin inhibitor 104 — MLGLIRGLSFICLLMAVSCLAQGPPVLDTDGNPVTRGVEYYVDPAVTDVAGGLTLVTRNGSCPSYVGQVPIGPGNVQGLPVIFSPRNSGETVITENTQFTVAFSAATICVTDTTWGIGEEDPETTRRLIVIGDEPAIFSISRNQAPGPYTFGYCPECNTPPPCGRPRCGIAGILEQNGTRFLTIDGPAFPFSFRRA, encoded by the coding sequence ATGTTGGGGTTGATTAGAGGTTTGAGCTTCATTTGTCTACTGATGGCTGTATCATGCTTGGCTCAGGGCCCTCCTGTGCTTGATACTGATGGAAACCCTGTTACAAGAGGGGTAGAATACTATGTAGATCCTGCTGTAACTGATGTTGCTGGTGGTTTAACTCTAGTGACTCGCAATGGATCTTGTCCATCTTATGTTGGTCAGGTTCCTATTGGACCTGGTAATGTTCAAGGCCTTCCGGTCATCTTCTCCCCAAGAAATTCTGGAGAGACTGTCATCACTGAAAATACTCAATTCACTGTTGCATTTTCAGCTGCTACGATTTGTGTTACAGATACCACATGGGGTATAGGCGAGGAAGACCCGGAGACGACAAGGAGACTTATTGTGATTGGTGATGAACCAGCCATCTTTAGTATTAGCCGTAATCAAGCACCAGGTCCCTATACTTTTGGCTATTGCCCAGAATGCAACACTCCTCCGCCGTGTGGGAGGCCAAGATGTGGCATTGCAGGCATTCTGGAACAGAATGGAACGAGGTTCTTAACCATAGATGGCCCTGCATTTCCTTTCAGCTTTAGAAGGGCTTGA
- the LOC118040341 gene encoding cation/H(+) antiporter 15 — protein MAESGYLVNRTKDGSEACYYVNQTGGNYFQSTSALTTSLPLFALQLSVVLFTTRLLLLILRPLRQPSIVALIIAGVLLGPSALGATPLFFDHVLPLKAVKVLETFANLALVYYMFLFGLEMDLKPIMNSGSEAIRIAISGILIPLGFGFGLFYLLQLLDSNAKEISSFKGSIFWAITLTATNFPDVAQVLTDLKLLRTDIGRLAMSSAVSSDFCTWILLVVAMSLLNAYPYYVLPSILAFVLLCGFVIRPVISKIASHAVKGDDFTEQHIWFILGWIVFFGFITDAFGLHSMVGSFMLGVIMPRRDVIRMKLMERLDDFVSVIMMPLFFLTSGTRTDVGFMLKETPWYAIFIIIFLSFGAKILSTLLVFLLHNKPMEDGFALGVIMNTKGVMSIIIINAGRNIKVLNNQTFTIMVFSALAMTCLVEPIVAATYKPRKKLLRYKHRTIESVLENGVEFKILACVLSNRDAPCMISLLEASNASPDFPICVIAVHLVELTGRNTAMLIVHDHSMTSMSNPVRAKSESDQIIFAFNSYEKRNGAVSVQTITAISPYENMHEDICSLALDKRVSLIIIPFQTVLTADGRVEDAKSTFPAMNQYVLENATCSVGLLVDRGLGSIMQTGPARNSSSSKGHRIAMIFIGGPDDREALAYAWRMAGHPEISLAVLRFLPGRIAAQSTSEHSSNGHDELSSSMTIEEREKRLDDDYTYEFMFKTLDDESITYTEKVVNNGDETLAEIRRNDADFDLYIVGRGEKTQSVLTSGLSDWNSCQELGTMGDTLASSNFASHASVLVVQQYVPKNYIANPHGFSASHDGSRTWRPLMVSEQVPFGNTTSISHRYVYDQEEDDDDDYDYDRK, from the exons ATGGCTGAATCTGGATATTTAGTAAATCGTACCAAGGATGGTTCGGAAGCATGTTACTATGTAAATCAAACTGGTGGCAATTATTTCCAAAGTACAAGTGCTTTGACGACATCCCTCCCTCTCTTTGCCCTCCAACTATCGGTTGTCCTGTTCACCACTCGCCTTCTCCTCTTGATCCTCAGGCCTCTGCGACAACCCAGCATAGTTGCTCTTATAATT GCTGGGGTGTTGCTAGGCCCATCAGCACTTGGAGCTACCCCGTTGTTTTTCGATCACGTCCTTCCTCTTAAGGCTGTCAAGGTGTTGGAAACATTTGCAAACTTGGCACTCGTTTACTATATGTTCCTATTTGGGTTAGAAATGGACCTAAAACCCATCATGAACAGTGGATCGGAGGCTATTCGCATCGCCATTTCTGGAATTCTGATTCCACTTGGCTTTGGGTTTGGCTTATTTTATCTATTACAACTGCTTGATAGTAATGCAAAGGAAATCAGCAGCTTTAAGGGCTCCATATTCTGGGCTATTACTCTCACTGCTACCAACTTCCCCGACGTTGCTCAAGTCCTCACAGACCTCAAGCTCCTTCGCACCGATATAGGAAGATTGGCCATGTCTTCAGCTGTTAGCAGTGACTTCTGTACTTGGATTCTTCTTGTGGTTGCAATGTCATTGCTCAATGCTTACCCATATTATGTTTTGCCATCTATCCTTGCTTTCGTTTTACTCTGTGGTTTTGTGATCCGTCCGGTAATCTCAAAGATAGCTAGCCATGCTGTCAAAGGAGACGACTTCACTGAGCAACATATATGGTTTATTTTGGGTTGGATTGTGTTTTTCGGATTCATCACTGATGCTTTCGGTTTGCATTCTATGGTTGGTAGTTTCATGTTAGGAGTTATTATGCCTCGTCGAGATGTTATCAGAATGAAACTAATGGAAAGGCTTGATGATTTTGTCTCTGTGATTATGATGCCCCTCTTCTTCTTAACCTCAGGGACCCGAACTGATGTTGGTTTTATGCTGAAAGAAACTCCATGGTATGCAATATTTATAATCATATTCCTTAGTTTTGGAGCAAAGATACTGAGCACATTGCTCGTCTTTCTGCTCCACAACAAGCCAATGGAGGATGGTTTTGCTCTTGGCGTAATAATGAACACTAAAGGAGTTATGTCGATCATTATCATTAATGCCGGCCGGAATATTAAG GTTCTAAACAACCAAACATTTACCATAATGGTGTTTTCAGCCTTGGCCATGACTTGTTTGGTGGAGCCAATAGTGGCTGCCACATACAAGCCTAGGAAAAAATTGCTTAGATACAAGCACAGGACCATTGAGAGTGTACTGGAAAATGGGGTAGAATTTAAAATCCTTGCATGTGTTCTTTCAAATCGTGATGCACCATGCATGATTAGCCTCCTTGAAGCCTCTAATGCCAGCCCAGACTTCCCTATCTGTGTCATCGCCGTCCACTTGGTAGAGCTCACTGGACGGAACACAGCGATGCTAATTGTTCATGACCACTCCATGACAAGCATGAGCAATCCTGTCCGAGCAAAATCAGAATCGGACCAAATTATCTTTGCTTTTAATTCATACGAGAAGAGAAACGGAGCTGTGTCGGTTCAAACAATCACTGCAATTTCACCTTATGAGAATATGCATGAGGATATTTGCAGCCTTGCATTGGACAAGCGAGTTTCCCTCATCATCATACCATTCCAAACAGTCTTAACTGCAGACGGCCGAGTAGAGGATGCAAAATCGACTTTTCCAGCTATGAACCAATATGTGCTCGAAAACGCAACGTGTTCTGTGGGTCTACTGGTTGATCGTGGACTCGGTTCCATCATGCAAACAGGTCCCGCAAGGAACAGTTCTAGTTCAAAAGGGCACCGAATTGCTATGATCTTCATTGGTGGCCCTGATGACAGGGAGGCATTGGCTTATGCGTGGCGAATGGCAGGGCATCCTGAAATAAGTTTAGCGGTGCTTCGATTTCTTCCAGGTAGAATAGCAGCGCAATCCACTTCAGAACACAGCTCAAACGGTCATGATGAGTTATCCAGTTCCATGACGATTGAGGAGAGGGAAAAGAGGCTTGATGATGATTATACATATGAGTTTATGTTCAAGACTCTCGATGATGAGTCCATTACTTACACAGAGAAAGTGGTGAATAACGGGGATGAAACTCTTGCGGAAATTAGACGAAATGATGCAGATTTTGATCTCTATATAGTTGGAAGAGGGGAGAAAACACAATCAGTGCTCACATCAGGGTTATCAGACTGGAATAGCTGTCAGGAATTGGGAACCATGGGGGATACACTGGCTTCATCAAATTTCGCGTCGCATGCATCAGTTCTTGTGGTGCAACAATACGTACCCAAAAATTATATAGCAAACCCTCATGGATTTTCAGCAAGTCATGATGGCTCAAGAACTTGGCGACCACTAATGGTTAGTGAACAGGTTCCCTTTGGCAATACTACTAGCATTTCACACCGTTATGTTTATGACCAAGAGGAAGATGATGACGATGATTACGATTACGATcgtaaataa
- the LOC140955775 gene encoding G-type lectin S-receptor-like serine/threonine-protein kinase LECRK1, with amino-acid sequence MSNGSVANLLFRNERIPDWSDRVRIALDIAKGILYLHEECEAPIIHCDIKPQNILMDDFWTAKISDFGLAKLLVPDQTRTLTIARGTPGYMAPEWTKISTPTSVKVDVYSYGVVLLEIVFCRRNMEINVSKPEEVLLSKWAYELLVTREFDRLDLGEDVDRQKMEKMVMIGIWCIQDEPGLRPSMKTVVMMLEGITDVSVPPRPTSASA; translated from the coding sequence ATGAGCAATGGGTCAGTTGCAAATCTTCTCTTCCGAAATGAAAGGATTCCAGATTGGAGCGACAGAGTGAGAATTGCTCTAGATATTGCTAAAGGGATCTTATATCTGCATGAAGAGTGTGAAGCACCAATCATCCATTGTGATATAAAGCCTCAAAACATTCTGATGGATGATTTTTGGACTGCTAAGATCTCTGATTTTGGGCTAGCAAAATTGTTAGTGCCTGATCAAACAAGAACCCTGACTATAGCCAGAGGGACACCAGGTTATATGGCACCTGAATGGACTAAGATCAGCACTCCAACATCAGTGAAGGTAGATGTTTACAGTTACGGAGTTGTGCTCTTGGAAATTGTTTTCTGCAGGAGAAACATGGAAATCAACGTATCAAAACCAGAGGAAGTTCTACTTTCTAAATGGGCATACGAGCTTTTGGTTACAAGAGAATTTGACAGGCTTGATCTTGGTGAAGATGTAGACAGGCAGAAAATGGAGAAAATGGTTATGATCGGCATTTGGTGTATTCAAGATGAACCAGGTCTCCGCCCTTCTATGAAGACTGTTGTGATGATGTTAGAAGGAATTACTGATGTATCTGTTCCTCCACGCCCAACTTCAGCTTCAGCATAA
- the LOC118040342 gene encoding G-type lectin S-receptor-like serine/threonine-protein kinase LECRK2 — translation MASAYSALLLVFFFWIYEPVSPQQSRTDSIELGSSLSTNFPPTSWRSPSGLFAFGFYRQGSGFIVGIWLASKPDATITWTINRDVPHVSSNATLELTTEGKLLLRRHRNNATDEEKLIANFTGPASYAQMLDSGNFVLYNERSEAIWESFNFPTDTILGGQNLYKGGELFSSASAIDLSTGRFHLKMQDDGSLVLYPVDTLDLPLDAYWNSGTYDNPGIHLSLTGTGDLLLGNKTLHKTKDVSPSGSESNSTSIIYRATLEYDGIFRLYSHNFDGEAEYIISLVWHEPETQCEATGFCGFNSYCTMNDIDDQPDCLCLPGTAYVDPNRRFHGCERDYNEGSCKHTNEMSSLYNITVMDRIAWDDNAYSQASMSEEGCRKSCLEDCNCAGALYKSGNCKKQKYPVKYALKTQDQSSKSFFKVALESIKSSNHSSAIGMVPSVIQRTSKKAVVLILVMSLAFITWCLVTLAISGFFIFKSRVIKGRMQTESGNFGLARELTLRAFSYRELKKATKGFKEELGKGSSGAVFKGTLYKGKKAIAVKRLEKVVSESEREFLTEMRSIGKTHHKNLVRLLATALKVPIGS, via the coding sequence ATGGCTTCAGCCTATTCTGCTTTGttgcttgtgtttttcttttggatttaCGAACCTGTAAGTCCCCAGCAGAGCCGGACAGACTCGATAGAATTAGGTTCTTCACTCTCCACCAATTTCCCACCAACTTCATGGCGCTCCCCTTCTGGTCTTTTTGCTTTTGGGTTCTACCGACAGGGCAGCGGCTTCATAGTGGGAATTTGGTTGGCGAGTAAGCCAGATGCTACAATCACCTGGACAATAAACCGAGATGTCCCTCATGTGTCATCAAATGCTACATTGGAGTTGACCACAGAAGGTAAGCTCCTTTTGAGAAGGCATAGAAATAATGCAACTGATGAAGAGAAACTCATTGCTAATTTTACGGGGCCAGCTTCATATGCTCAAATGCTTGATTCTGGGAATTTTGTGCTCTACAATGAACGTTCCGAAGCAATATGGGAAAGTTTTAACTTTCCTACGGATACTATATTAGGAGGACAGAATCTATACAAAGGGGGTGAACTGTTTTCCAGTGCATCTGCAATCGATTTGTCCACGGGAAGGTTTCATCTTAAAATGCAAGATGATGGGAGCCTTGTTTTGTATCCCGTAGACACTCTAGACCTTCCACTGGATGCGTATTGGAACTCTGGAACTTATGATAATCCTGGTATCCATCTAAGTTTAACTGGTACAGGAGATCTGTTACTCGGTAACAAAACCTTGCACAAAACCAAAGACGTGTCACCCTCTGGTTCAGAATCGAACAGCACCTCAATTATCTACCGGGCAACATTGGAGTATGATGGAATTTTCCGATTGTATTCCCATAACTTCGATGGCGAAGCTGAGTACATCATTTCCCTTGTGTGGCATGAACCAGAGACACAGTGTGAAGCGACAGGTTTCTGTGGATTCAACAGCTACTGCACCATGAATGATATTGATGATCAACCTGACTGTCTTTGTCTTCCTGGAACTGCTTACGTTGATCCCAACCGGAGATTTCATGGATGTGAGAGAGACTACAACGAAGGATCCTGCAAACATACAAACGAAATGTCATCGCTATATAACATTACTGTTATGGACCGAATTGCGTGGGATGACAATGCTTATTCTCAAGCATCAATGTCAGAGGAAGGTTGCAGAAAGTCCTGTTTGGAGGATTGTAACTGTGCTGGTGCGCTGTACAAATCAGGGAACTGCAAGAAACAGAAGTACCCAGTGAAATATGCTTTGAAAACGCAAGATCAATCATCAAAATCTTTCTTCAAGGTGGCTTTGGAGAGTATCAAAAGCAGCAACCATTCCAGTGCCATAGGAATGGTGCCTTCAGTAATCCAGAGGACAAGCAAGAAGGCAGTGGTACTAATTCTTGTTATGAGTTTAGCCTTCATCACATGGTGTTTGGTCACCCTAGCAATCTCTGGCTTTTTCATCTTTAAGTCGAGAGTCATTAAGGGTAGAATGCAGACGGAAAGTGGAAATTTTGGCTTGGCCCGTGAGCTCACTCTGAGAGCATTCTCTTATCGTGAGCTTAAGAAAGCAACCAAGGGTTTCAAAGAAGAGTTGGGGAAAGGATCTTCTGGAGCTGTTTTCAAAGGGACTTTATACAAAGGTAAAAAGGCTATTGCGGTGAAGAGGCTGGAGAAGGTGGTCAGTGAAAGTGAAAGGGAGTTCCTGACGGAGATGCGTTCAATTGGAAAAACTCATCATAAGAATTTGGTTCGGCTTCTTGCTACTGCACTGAAGGTTCCCATAGGCTCCTAG
- the LOC118040382 gene encoding G-type lectin S-receptor-like serine/threonine-protein kinase LECRK1 — protein sequence MALESCLLLLILFLLFVETRTQPNQCDEIHLDSQLSPTSNLLSWLSPSGHFAFGFYPQGNGFAIGIWLIGQPDNTVVWTANRDDPPVSSDATIQFSEEGKLLLRTGQGRYEKLIANVSVSDSASMLDSGNFVLYSSCSIIWQSFDFPTDTILGGQSLTWSQELVSSVSSSNHSSGRFFLWMQTDGNLVAYPRNSAALPNDAYWGSNTDNNVGSNLSLNHQGHLFMNSNKSEPQVHSFASSSYSCENSTTIFRATLDADGIFRLYSHCFESKTSWSVHVEWSALNNQCDVHGFCDFNSYCSGTGTNCECSCYPGFVFNDPNEKFSGCYRNAGESFCAGSKEGRKYHVTRIENLLFERNPYSAQELEEEKCGLSCLEDCHCDVALYMNAKCEKYTFPIRDRAFLYEKLSEIISLTGEFTLQSFSYGELEKATDGFREELAGGSIGAAEITIIGQTYHRNLVRLLGFCFDHSRRFLVYEYLKNGTLADLLFTAERRPVWKERMRIALDIARGILYLHEECVACIIHGNITPQNILMDDSWIAKISDFGLSKLLYPDKVRSSMALLSHSRGHLAPEWQNDALISIKADIYSFGVVLLEIICCRSSIKADVSTEDEMILSRWTYQCFVAGQLDILLKDEHIEYESLERMVKIGLWCVQSDPASRPSIKNVILMLEGSEEIPNPPSLAPVLTTP from the exons ATGGCTTTGGAATCATGCCTTTTGCTTCTCATACTATTTCTACTCTTTGTAGAAACAAGAACTCAACCAAACCAATGTGATGAAATACACTTGGATTCTCAGTTATCTCCCACTTCCAACTTACTTTCATGGCTCTCCCCTTCAGGCCATTTTGCATTTGGCTTCTATCCACAAGGAAATGGATTTGCCATAGGAATATGGCTGATCGGTCAACCTGATAACACAGTCGTCTGGACTGCAAATCGAGATGATCCACCAGTCTCCTCCGATGCTACAATTCAGTTCTCGGAAGAGGGTAAGCTGCTTCTTCGAACTGGGCAAGGCCGCTATGAGAAACTAATTGCTAATGTGTCTGTATCAGATTCAGCTTCAATGCTTGATTCTGGTAATTTCGTGCTTTACAGTAGTTGTAGTATAATTTGGCAAAGCTTTGATTTTCCAACCGACACCATTTTAGGAGGCCAGAGTCTCACTTGGTCTCAAGAATTGGTTTCAAGTGTGTCGAGCTCAAATCACTCAAGTGGAAGGTTTTTCCTCTGGATGCAAACGGATGGAAACCTTGTGGCCTACCCTAGAAACAGTGCTGCTCTACCTAATGATGCTTACTGGGGCAGTAATACTGATAATAACGTGGGGTCGAATCTCTCTCTCAATCACCAGGGACATCTGTTCATGAATAGTAACAAATCTGAACCACAAGTACACTCATTTGCAAGCAGTTCTTATTCCTGTGAGAACAGCACTACAATTTTTCGTGCGACACTTGATGCTGATGGGATTTTCAGGCTGTATTCACACTGTTTTGAGAGTAAAACTAGCTGGAGTGTGCATGTTGAGTGGTCTGCATTGAATAATCAGTGTGATGTTCATGGTTTCTGTGACTTCAACAGTTATTGCTCAGGAACGGGCACTAATTGTGAATGTTCATGTTATCCtggatttgttttcaatgaTCCCAATGAGAAATTCAGCGGATGCTACAGGAATGCCGGTGAAAGTTTTTGTGCAGGCagcaaagaagggagaaagtaCCATGTCACCAGAATAGAGAATTTATTGTTTGAACGAAATCCTTATTCTGCCCAAGAGCTCGAAGAGGAAAAATGTGGTTTGTCTTGCCTGGAAGATTGTCATTGTGACGTTGCTCTATATATGAATGCGAAGTGTGAAAAGTATACTTTTCCAATTCG GGATCGAGCTTTTCTATACGAAAAGCTATCAGAAATCATAAGCTTGACCGGAGAGTTTACTCTGCAGTCATTTTCTTACGGTGAGCTTGAGAAAGCTACTGATGGTTTCAGGGAAGAGTTGGCAGGGGGCTCAATTGGAGCA GCCGAAATAACCATCATTGGACAAACTTACCACAGGAACTTGGTTCGACtgcttggtttttgttttgaccACTCTAGGAGGTTTCTCGTCTATGAGTACTTGAAGAACGGCACACTTGCAGATCTTCTGTTCACGGCTGAGAGGCGCCCAGTTTGGAAAGAAAGAATGAGGATTGCTCTAGACATAGCCCGAGGAATTCTCTATCTACATGAAGAGTGTGTGGCCTGCATCATCCATGGCAATATAACCCCTCAAAACATTCTCATGGATGATTCTTGGATAGCAAAAATCTCCGATTTCGGGTTATCAAAGCTATTGTATCCGGACAAGGTAAGAAGCTCCATGGCCCTCCTCTCACATAGTAGAGGGCACTTAGCACCGGAATGGCAGAACGATGCCTTGATATCAATAAAAGCTGATATTTACAGCTTTGGAGTTGTGCTACTGGAAATCATCTGTTGTAGAAGCAGTATAAAAGCAGACGTTTCGACAGAAGATGAAATGATTCTTTCCAGGTGGACATATCAATGCTTCGTAGCTGGACAGTTGGATATACTTCTAAAGGATGAACATATAGAATACGAGTCATTGGAAAGAATGGTGAAGATTGGACTATGGTGTGTTCAGAGTGATCCGGCTTCACGTCCCTCTATCAAGAATGTGATTTTGATGCTAGAAGGATCCGAAGAAATTCCAAATCCTCCATCTCTTGCTCCAGTCCTTACCACTCCTTAG